A part of Streptomyces sp. NBC_01497 genomic DNA contains:
- a CDS encoding ATP-binding SpoIIE family protein phosphatase has protein sequence MPSGDVLVLVDEAGRVLEWGRPAEELLGWSAEEAVGMEVTALLPEVAADDELQREELPGATPVLVKPMLRGTSVVWQVRAAGDTVPGRDVAILRALFAPSPVGLHVLDGRLCVVGPGTGRRGQPDGSVEHLMGRRFTEAFERAGSEEETTVARGVLENGEPVLNRLVRGVRVPGKPGRRTHSVSYFRLEGPDGDVLGLVASEVDVTEREKAQDRLALLDAVRARVGQGANLGAVCREVVATVVPAFACTAVVEVIENVVRGEGPPPVPVAEDVRLRRAAFEGPEPAYPVGEVRPMPAGTPFSHVLADLQPRLLTIEDDTPWLEADPSRAEIIRRCGAHSLIVAPLVVHGLALGVVSFYRDQRMDAFEKDDLTVAAGVCAHAALCIDSVTRYMREWVVAQTVQHRLLPQEPATQPSLEISRLRLPNPEGGGGWFDAIPLPGARTALVLGDVTGKGITTAITMGLLRTAIHTLAAMELQPDELLARLNDTANRLAAGYAPSDLPDHQPLTASCAIAIYDPVDLTCTVACAGGAGPVAVFPDGTSVNLPVPLGPMLAEPGNAPFPATTVELPEGTVLAMGTAVVAREVLAPSAPLRPLLDAVGTGSLQDLRNRIATELSVGDGSGEPLMLLARTRALSGERVLTRGLPADPEAAPIAREAARRQLELWGVDEETAFTGELIVSELVGNAVRHGAPPLRLRLILGKMLTCEVSDAAASAPHVQHARTIDETGRGLFIMATLADQWGTRYHPQGKTVWAELPTEAATEAP, from the coding sequence ATGCCCAGCGGTGACGTCCTGGTACTCGTTGACGAGGCCGGCCGGGTGCTCGAATGGGGGCGTCCGGCCGAGGAACTGCTCGGCTGGTCCGCCGAGGAGGCCGTCGGCATGGAGGTGACCGCGCTCCTGCCGGAGGTCGCCGCTGACGACGAACTGCAGCGGGAAGAGCTTCCGGGAGCCACACCGGTGCTGGTCAAGCCGATGCTGCGGGGCACTTCCGTGGTGTGGCAGGTGCGTGCGGCGGGGGACACCGTTCCCGGGCGGGACGTGGCGATCCTGAGGGCCCTGTTCGCGCCGTCCCCGGTGGGGCTGCACGTCCTCGACGGCCGGCTGTGCGTCGTCGGTCCGGGTACGGGCCGCCGGGGGCAGCCCGACGGGTCGGTGGAGCACCTGATGGGCAGGCGTTTCACCGAGGCGTTCGAGCGCGCGGGCTCCGAGGAGGAGACCACCGTCGCACGCGGGGTGCTGGAGAACGGGGAGCCCGTGCTGAACCGGCTCGTCCGGGGCGTGCGGGTACCGGGCAAACCCGGACGCCGGACCCACTCCGTCTCCTACTTCCGTCTGGAGGGCCCCGACGGCGACGTGCTCGGGCTGGTGGCCTCCGAGGTCGACGTCACCGAGCGGGAGAAGGCACAGGACCGGCTGGCCCTCCTGGACGCCGTCCGCGCGCGGGTGGGCCAGGGGGCGAACCTGGGTGCCGTGTGCCGGGAGGTGGTGGCAACGGTGGTTCCCGCCTTCGCGTGTACGGCCGTGGTCGAGGTGATCGAGAATGTCGTGCGCGGGGAGGGGCCGCCTCCTGTGCCCGTCGCGGAGGACGTCCGCCTGCGCAGGGCCGCCTTCGAGGGGCCCGAACCCGCCTACCCGGTCGGCGAGGTGCGCCCCATGCCGGCCGGTACCCCCTTCTCGCACGTCCTGGCCGATCTCCAGCCGCGCCTGCTCACCATCGAGGACGACACCCCGTGGCTGGAGGCCGATCCGAGCCGAGCCGAGATCATCAGGAGATGCGGTGCGCACTCCCTGATCGTCGCTCCGCTGGTCGTGCACGGACTGGCACTCGGTGTGGTGAGCTTCTACCGCGACCAGCGCATGGATGCCTTCGAGAAGGACGACCTCACGGTGGCGGCCGGCGTGTGCGCGCACGCCGCGCTCTGCATCGACAGTGTGACCCGGTACATGCGCGAGTGGGTCGTGGCGCAGACCGTGCAGCACCGGCTGCTCCCCCAGGAACCTGCCACGCAGCCCAGCCTGGAGATCTCCCGGCTCCGCCTTCCGAACCCCGAGGGCGGCGGCGGCTGGTTCGACGCGATCCCCCTGCCCGGCGCGCGCACCGCGCTTGTCCTCGGCGACGTGACGGGGAAGGGCATCACCACGGCCATCACCATGGGGCTCCTGCGCACGGCCATCCACACCCTCGCCGCCATGGAACTGCAGCCCGACGAGTTGCTGGCCCGCCTCAACGACACCGCGAACCGCCTCGCCGCCGGGTATGCGCCGTCGGATCTCCCCGACCACCAGCCGCTGACCGCCAGTTGCGCCATCGCGATCTACGACCCGGTCGATCTCACCTGTACCGTCGCCTGCGCCGGCGGCGCCGGGCCGGTGGCGGTCTTTCCCGACGGCACCTCCGTCAACCTGCCCGTCCCCCTGGGGCCCATGCTGGCCGAACCGGGCAACGCCCCGTTCCCCGCGACAACCGTCGAGCTGCCGGAAGGAACCGTCCTCGCGATGGGCACCGCGGTCGTCGCCCGCGAGGTGCTGGCGCCGTCCGCCCCGTTGCGCCCGCTCCTCGACGCCGTCGGCACGGGGTCGTTGCAGGATCTGCGGAACAGGATCGCCACCGAGCTCAGCGTCGGCGACGGCAGCGGCGAGCCGCTGATGCTCCTCGCGCGGACGCGAGCGCTGTCCGGCGAACGTGTTCTGACACGCGGCCTGCCCGCGGATCCCGAGGCCGCACCGATCGCCCGGGAGGCGGCACGCCGGCAACTGGAGCTGTGGGGGGTGGACGAGGAGACGGCGTTCACCGGCGAACTCATCGTCAGTGAGCTCGTCGGCAACGCCGTCCGCCACGGCGCTCCGCCCCTGCGGCTGCGCCTGATCCTCGGGAAGATGCTGACCTGCGAGGTCAGTGACGCCGCTGCCAGCGCTCCGCATGTGCAGCACGCCCGTACCATCGATGAGACCGGTCGCGGGCTGTTCATCATGGCGACCCTCGCCGACCAGTGGGGCACCCGCTATCACCCGCAGGGTAAGACCGTATGGGCCGAGTTGCCGACGGAAGCCGCGACGGAGGCACCGTGA
- a CDS encoding GDSL-type esterase/lipase family protein, producing MIRDLRVCFVGDSFVAGVGDPRFLGWAGRLAVRALADGRPLTGYNLGVRHETSRDIVARWENECGPRLLGGTDLRVVLSFGVNDTTHEGGRPRVAPDVSSANLSRMLARAADRDWPVLVVAPPPVDDGEQNSRTALLDERFARICLDASVPYVPVHQPLRDSAVWTREVRTGDGAHPAAGGYDEIAALIEPHWRNWLSA from the coding sequence ATGATCCGTGACCTGCGCGTCTGCTTCGTCGGGGACTCCTTCGTCGCCGGCGTCGGCGACCCCCGGTTCCTCGGCTGGGCAGGACGCCTGGCCGTGCGTGCCCTCGCCGACGGTCGGCCCCTCACCGGGTACAACCTCGGTGTGCGGCACGAGACCTCCCGCGACATCGTCGCCCGCTGGGAGAACGAGTGCGGTCCGCGGCTGCTGGGCGGCACCGACCTGAGGGTCGTCCTGTCCTTCGGCGTCAACGACACCACCCACGAGGGGGGCCGCCCGCGCGTGGCACCCGATGTGTCGTCGGCCAACCTGTCCCGGATGCTCGCTCGGGCGGCCGACCGGGACTGGCCCGTCCTGGTGGTGGCCCCGCCGCCCGTCGACGACGGCGAGCAGAACTCCCGCACGGCGCTGCTCGACGAACGGTTCGCCCGCATCTGCCTCGACGCGTCCGTCCCGTACGTGCCGGTACACCAGCCCCTGCGCGACAGCGCGGTCTGGACGCGCGAGGTACGTACCGGCGACGGCGCACATCCGGCCGCGGGCGGCTACGACGAGATCGCCGCCCTGATCGAACCCCACTGGCGGAACTGGCTGTCCGCCTGA
- a CDS encoding CatB-related O-acetyltransferase, whose translation MPLPADPTVVHPMPEQTRVVLLRPLVTSPLIEVGAYSYYDDPDDPTAFETRNVLYHYGPEKLVIGAFCALGTGVRFLMNGANHRMDGPSTFPFPTMGGSWAEHVDLLTGLPNRGDTVVGNDVWLGYGTTVMPGVRIGHGAIVGAGAVVTSDVPDYAIVGGNPARLIRTRHSDEDIARLLAVAWWDWPAEHITAHVRTIMSGSIDDLEDAIPDGRRR comes from the coding sequence ATGCCACTTCCCGCCGACCCGACCGTGGTTCATCCGATGCCGGAACAGACCCGGGTGGTGCTGCTCAGGCCGCTGGTCACGTCCCCGTTGATCGAGGTCGGGGCGTACTCCTACTACGACGACCCGGACGACCCGACCGCGTTCGAGACGCGCAACGTGCTCTATCACTACGGGCCGGAAAAACTGGTCATCGGCGCGTTCTGCGCCCTCGGCACAGGGGTGCGCTTCCTCATGAACGGTGCCAACCACCGCATGGACGGCCCGTCGACGTTCCCCTTCCCGACGATGGGCGGCTCCTGGGCCGAGCATGTCGACCTGCTCACGGGCCTGCCGAACCGCGGTGACACCGTCGTCGGAAACGATGTCTGGCTGGGGTACGGGACGACCGTGATGCCCGGAGTACGCATCGGACACGGCGCGATCGTCGGCGCCGGTGCGGTGGTGACCTCGGACGTGCCCGACTACGCGATCGTCGGCGGGAACCCGGCCCGCCTCATCCGCACCCGCCACAGCGACGAGGACATCGCCCGCCTCCTCGCCGTGGCCTGGTGGGACTGGCCGGCGGAGCACATCACCGCACATGTGCGGACCATCATGTCGGGAAGCATCGACGACCTCGAAGACGCCATCCCGGACGGCCGCCGCCGGTGA
- a CDS encoding SDR family oxidoreductase, with protein sequence MSGIEGKVVAITGASSGIGEATALLLAARGAKTVLGARRPERLAALAARIEKAGGDAVWSRTDVTRREDLSGLVELARDHYGKLDVLVSNAGVGLISRLDDLRVEDWEEMIDVNLKGVLYGIAAALPVFREQGFGHFVNTVSTAGLRIVPLQSVYAGTKNAVRTISEGLRQEAGDSLRVTVVSPGAVRTDFAERMDPAVKGQIDKMMETALAPDAVARAIAFAIEQPDGVDVGDIVVRPTAQG encoded by the coding sequence ATGTCGGGAATCGAAGGCAAAGTCGTGGCGATCACGGGTGCGAGCAGCGGCATCGGCGAGGCGACCGCGCTGCTGCTCGCCGCGCGCGGCGCGAAGACCGTCCTCGGGGCACGCCGTCCTGAGCGTCTTGCGGCCCTGGCCGCCCGGATCGAAAAGGCCGGGGGTGATGCTGTCTGGTCCCGCACGGACGTGACGCGACGCGAGGACCTTTCCGGCCTGGTCGAGCTGGCACGCGATCACTACGGCAAGCTCGACGTCCTCGTCAGCAATGCCGGGGTCGGTCTGATCTCCCGTCTGGACGACCTGCGTGTGGAGGACTGGGAGGAGATGATCGACGTCAACCTCAAAGGGGTCCTGTACGGGATCGCCGCAGCCCTCCCCGTCTTCCGGGAGCAGGGTTTCGGGCACTTCGTGAACACCGTGTCCACCGCCGGACTGCGCATCGTGCCCCTCCAGTCGGTGTACGCCGGCACGAAGAACGCCGTACGCACCATCTCCGAGGGCCTGCGCCAGGAGGCCGGCGACAGCCTGCGTGTGACCGTCGTCTCCCCCGGCGCGGTCCGCACCGACTTCGCAGAGCGCATGGACCCGGCGGTGAAGGGCCAGATCGACAAGATGATGGAAACCGCGCTTGCGCCGGACGCCGTGGCCCGCGCCATCGCCTTCGCCATCGAGCAGCCGGACGGTGTCGACGTCGGTGACATCGTCGTTCGCCCGACCGCCCAGGGATAG
- a CDS encoding TetR/AcrR family transcriptional regulator: MARDAGRPLRADAQRNRDKILAAAVRVFTEEGLDAHFERIAREAGVGTGTLYRNFPTREALIEAAYRNEVARLCDAVPGLLAAMPPSEALRAWTRRFIDYATAKFGMADALRAVVSSGTNPYADSHEMIQAALSSLMEANTAAGTIRSDISPTDMFAALAGIALTSARPEQRERAERLLDLTLDGLKPASQRLPGN; this comes from the coding sequence ATGGCCCGAGACGCAGGACGCCCGCTGAGGGCTGACGCACAGCGGAACCGGGACAAGATCCTGGCCGCGGCGGTGCGCGTGTTCACCGAGGAGGGGCTCGACGCGCACTTCGAGCGCATCGCCAGGGAAGCGGGCGTGGGAACCGGCACCCTGTATCGCAACTTCCCGACCCGGGAGGCGCTGATCGAGGCGGCGTACCGCAACGAAGTGGCCCGGCTGTGCGACGCCGTCCCCGGTCTTCTCGCGGCGATGCCGCCGTCCGAGGCCCTGCGGGCGTGGACCCGCCGCTTCATCGACTACGCCACCGCCAAGTTCGGCATGGCCGACGCCCTGCGAGCCGTCGTCAGTTCGGGAACGAACCCCTACGCCGACAGTCACGAGATGATTCAGGCCGCCCTCTCCTCCCTCATGGAAGCCAATACCGCAGCCGGGACCATCCGGTCCGACATCAGCCCGACCGACATGTTCGCCGCCCTCGCCGGTATCGCCCTCACCTCCGCAAGGCCCGAACAGCGGGAGCGGGCCGAACGCCTCCTCGACCTCACCCTGGACGGGCTGAAGCCCGCGTCGCAGCGGCTCCCCGGAAACTGA
- a CDS encoding phosphodiester glycosidase family protein has translation MRPRTALTTGAVLLAATSLCALSSAQASTPSTARPLATHTPPAVRPVVTRTASTAHWTTQQVARGLEVRTGTVTDSKAAPAWTITVQAATTGRLSGAAAWAEVGPGAWADSTAGKLRADGFTPRVDRVDWPTYTDTPRGLMGVRVRVGSYGTQAEATTAAKAVTAAGFHTAVEWTGYDADQAADVENLHVAVIDPRTFAGTVSGTHDGNVARRETTSSVAAKLHSLVGVNAGFFVTSDSDGVQGIQSGLGAYDGRLESMSAGSRAALVLDDGGHHARVADLTSTAVAQVGGARYAVQGINRVPGTVRDCGRPGGTPSTRPWQDVTCHETDDLVLFTPEFGAALPKGAGSQAVLDSSGRVVSAGARGGSVPAGGSVLQGIGGAADWLSAHATPGRRVAVDESVKDASGHRVVLGKGDSIVSAAPTLVRNGRVSIDAATEGTVDPQDLSFGYAWANTRQPRTMAGIDARGRLILATVDGRRAGGSEGFTLQEAAAFMRSLGAVQALNLDGGGSTAMAVDGALVNHTSDATGERAVGDTVQVLPRTAH, from the coding sequence GTGCGCCCGCGCACCGCGCTGACCACGGGCGCGGTCCTGCTCGCGGCCACGTCGCTGTGTGCCCTCAGCAGCGCGCAGGCGTCGACCCCCTCCACCGCCCGGCCCTTGGCGACCCACACCCCGCCCGCCGTCCGGCCCGTCGTCACGCGCACGGCGTCCACCGCCCACTGGACGACCCAGCAGGTGGCCCGGGGCCTGGAGGTGCGCACCGGCACGGTGACCGATTCCAAGGCGGCACCCGCGTGGACCATCACCGTGCAGGCGGCCACGACGGGACGGCTCTCCGGCGCCGCCGCGTGGGCCGAGGTAGGTCCGGGCGCCTGGGCCGACAGCACGGCGGGGAAACTGCGCGCTGACGGCTTCACGCCGCGCGTCGACCGGGTCGACTGGCCGACCTACACCGACACTCCCCGCGGCCTGATGGGCGTGCGGGTCCGCGTCGGTTCGTACGGTACGCAGGCGGAGGCGACCACCGCGGCCAAGGCCGTCACGGCCGCCGGGTTCCACACCGCGGTCGAGTGGACGGGCTACGACGCCGACCAGGCGGCCGACGTGGAGAACCTGCACGTAGCGGTCATCGATCCCCGCACCTTCGCGGGCACCGTCTCCGGCACGCACGACGGGAACGTCGCGCGGCGCGAGACCACGTCGTCCGTCGCCGCGAAACTGCACTCCCTGGTCGGGGTCAACGCGGGCTTCTTCGTGACCTCGGACAGCGACGGCGTGCAGGGCATCCAGTCGGGCCTCGGCGCGTACGACGGCCGCCTGGAGTCGATGTCCGCCGGCTCCCGCGCCGCGCTCGTCCTCGACGACGGCGGTCACCATGCCCGCGTGGCCGACCTGACCAGCACCGCCGTCGCCCAGGTGGGCGGGGCGCGGTACGCGGTCCAGGGCATCAACCGGGTGCCCGGTACCGTCCGCGACTGCGGCCGTCCGGGCGGCACGCCGAGCACGCGACCCTGGCAGGACGTCACCTGCCACGAGACGGACGACCTGGTGCTGTTCACGCCGGAGTTCGGGGCCGCCCTGCCGAAGGGGGCGGGCAGCCAAGCCGTGCTGGACAGCTCCGGCCGGGTCGTGTCGGCGGGCGCTCGCGGTGGCTCGGTGCCGGCCGGCGGCTCGGTGCTGCAGGGCATCGGGGGCGCCGCGGACTGGCTGAGCGCGCACGCGACGCCCGGGCGCCGCGTGGCCGTCGACGAGAGCGTGAAGGACGCGAGCGGGCACCGGGTCGTCCTCGGCAAGGGCGACAGCATCGTGAGCGCCGCCCCGACCCTGGTCAGGAACGGGCGGGTCAGTATCGACGCCGCGACCGAGGGCACGGTGGACCCGCAGGACCTCTCCTTCGGCTACGCGTGGGCCAACACCCGCCAGCCGCGGACCATGGCCGGCATCGACGCGCGCGGCCGGCTGATTCTGGCCACCGTCGACGGCCGGCGGGCAGGCGGCAGTGAGGGCTTCACCCTGCAGGAGGCGGCCGCGTTCATGCGCTCGCTCGGCGCGGTACAGGCCCTCAACCTCGACGGTGGTGGTTCCACCGCCATGGCGGTGGATGGCGCGCTCGTCAACCACACGTCGGACGCGACCGGCGAGCGCGCCGTCGGTGACACGGTCCAGGTGCTGCCCCGCACCGCCCACTGA
- a CDS encoding MGH1-like glycoside hydrolase domain-containing protein, producing MTARQGTTSRRGFLVAGAAAAGAAGLTATGAEATGAEAAAPTVRRVVYDLPTLSFDASPVQRKLGTLYESALTDVVGINTTYADPATYDKAGLVSYPPGTLVRAGGGYPEPQRWTRDAAINAWSAVSLLGPSVGENTLWSVIDPGKTDGTPVVQQDNQWWDQVVWIVGAWNHYLVTGERGFLTTAYGVAARTLDLRTAQNFNAAAGLFQGPGYMNDGIAGYPAPPWAAGIDSSFVLDYPHTDELMVLSTNCLYYGAYQAIEGMAATLGHTSAAAGYRKAAASLRSAIDQHLWREDAGTYGYLVHGGDARAGRLDTSQEGAGLALAVLFGVADGRRTRLLLDGAHWQPRGIVNVWPHFPRFSDEHPGRHNVMVWPMVHSLFGHAAAQGGRTDLFARAVTDLAGLVQGTGNSFYELYDSVTGEADGGWQTGGSGEDTHFDSQPDQAWSATGYLRLIHHGLFGLRLAADGLRFAPALPEGWGNVSLRGLAYRDMTLDIELTGAGDRIHDCVIDGRRPRTPTLSAHGTGHHTIRIALAGA from the coding sequence ATGACGGCACGGCAGGGCACTACCTCCCGGCGGGGTTTCCTGGTCGCGGGGGCGGCGGCGGCCGGAGCCGCCGGCCTTACGGCGACGGGGGCCGAGGCGACGGGAGCGGAGGCGGCGGCACCCACGGTGCGCCGGGTCGTGTACGACCTTCCGACACTCTCCTTCGACGCGTCGCCGGTGCAGCGAAAGCTCGGAACCCTCTACGAGTCGGCGCTCACCGACGTGGTCGGCATCAACACCACCTACGCCGATCCGGCCACGTACGACAAGGCCGGACTCGTCAGTTATCCCCCGGGGACTCTGGTACGGGCCGGCGGCGGGTACCCCGAACCGCAGCGGTGGACGCGGGACGCCGCCATCAATGCGTGGAGCGCGGTCAGCCTGCTCGGCCCGTCCGTCGGCGAGAACACCCTGTGGTCGGTGATCGACCCGGGGAAAACGGACGGCACGCCGGTCGTGCAGCAGGACAACCAGTGGTGGGACCAGGTCGTCTGGATCGTCGGGGCCTGGAACCACTACCTCGTCACCGGCGAGCGCGGCTTCCTCACGACCGCCTACGGTGTAGCCGCCCGCACACTGGACCTGCGCACCGCACAGAACTTCAACGCCGCCGCCGGCCTCTTCCAGGGCCCCGGATACATGAACGACGGCATCGCCGGCTATCCGGCGCCGCCCTGGGCGGCGGGGATCGACTCCAGCTTCGTGCTCGACTACCCGCACACCGACGAGTTGATGGTGCTGTCGACCAACTGCCTCTACTACGGCGCCTATCAGGCCATCGAGGGCATGGCCGCGACGCTCGGCCACACCTCGGCCGCCGCCGGGTACCGGAAGGCCGCCGCGTCCCTGCGGTCCGCGATCGACCAGCACCTGTGGCGCGAGGACGCCGGGACGTACGGCTACCTGGTGCACGGCGGGGACGCGCGGGCCGGACGGCTCGACACCTCGCAGGAGGGTGCCGGGCTCGCGCTCGCGGTCCTGTTCGGCGTGGCTGACGGACGCAGGACCCGGCTGCTGCTCGACGGCGCGCACTGGCAGCCACGCGGCATCGTCAACGTCTGGCCGCACTTCCCGCGTTTCAGCGACGAGCACCCGGGCCGCCACAACGTGATGGTGTGGCCGATGGTCCACTCGCTGTTCGGGCACGCGGCAGCGCAGGGCGGCAGGACCGACCTGTTCGCCCGCGCCGTCACTGATCTCGCCGGGCTCGTCCAGGGCACGGGCAACAGCTTCTACGAGCTGTACGACTCCGTGACGGGCGAGGCCGACGGCGGCTGGCAGACCGGCGGCAGCGGCGAGGACACACATTTCGACTCGCAGCCCGACCAGGCCTGGTCCGCCACCGGCTACCTGCGGCTCATCCATCACGGCCTGTTCGGCCTCCGCCTGGCGGCAGACGGGCTGCGGTTCGCACCGGCGCTCCCCGAGGGCTGGGGGAACGTGTCCCTGCGCGGGCTGGCGTACCGGGACATGACGCTCGACATCGAGCTGACCGGTGCGGGCGACCGGATCCACGACTGTGTGATCGACGGTCGGCGCCCCCGCACGCCGACGCTGTCCGCGCACGGCACCGGTCACCACACAATCCGTATCGCACTCGCCGGCGCGTGA
- a CDS encoding phosphocholine-specific phospholipase C: MSDLSRRGFIGAATAITGAAAVGGVTAPAAEAAAAPKRKPHGDIRDIKRVVVLMQENRSFDHYFGSLRGVRGFGDRSTTQLPGGLSVFEQPLSTPGQPLTGTQYPWRLADAPVSAYPAGHQPPSSEVGAQNYGGTDHSWESQHTAWYGGLMNAWYVSKGGPTTLGYLDRRDLPFHYALADEYTVGDAYHCSVLSATGPNRTYHWGGTIDAANKYSSYTAYSGGDELGRNLLWESYAETLQKAGMTWKVYQGSDNYGDNGLEYFKTFAQHDPGQGGTAAPGNVYYDNGVAIVPEPHDPETGNADNLALAIKKDVLAGTLPQVSWVVTNQRYSEHPDGAPTDGAYYVHEVLKALNADPDVFNSTLVIINFDENDGQFDHVPPPVPAPGEADEFVAGTDLSQYGLSAPAPVGLGFRVPLLLVSPWTRGGWVTSEVSDHTSVIQFMEKWSGALGKPAISPNISAWRRKVCGDLTGAFDFTSPVYGLPRLPSLEPIGEPVGYAPPVTTNKMPKQESGTKKARPLPYQPNANLVGFTRHAGGPATAKLEFSNNGSHVTKASHFSVYNNRADSPSLADYPAKFPGQYTVDGSRSGSRTVAGTAPVGKDANDSAYDITVVGPNRFLRRFTGDVDAAGSTAQVEAEYQQEGHGSRPGLALRLTNDGHKAVTFTVRSDHYLKDRTVTYHVPARGHATHTVDPLNKSDGWYDLTVKLSGDSSWSRQYIGHMEDGSRSVTG, translated from the coding sequence ATGTCTGACCTGTCCCGCAGAGGCTTCATCGGCGCAGCCACCGCGATCACCGGCGCCGCCGCTGTCGGCGGTGTCACCGCGCCCGCCGCCGAGGCCGCAGCGGCCCCCAAGCGGAAGCCGCACGGTGACATCCGCGACATCAAGCGCGTCGTGGTCCTGATGCAGGAGAACCGCAGCTTCGACCACTACTTCGGTTCCCTGCGCGGTGTCCGCGGCTTCGGTGACCGTTCCACGACCCAGCTGCCGGGTGGCCTTTCGGTCTTCGAGCAGCCGTTGTCGACACCCGGCCAGCCGCTCACCGGGACGCAGTACCCGTGGCGCCTCGCGGACGCGCCCGTTTCCGCCTACCCGGCGGGCCACCAGCCGCCCAGCTCCGAGGTCGGTGCCCAGAACTACGGCGGGACGGACCACAGCTGGGAGTCCCAGCACACCGCCTGGTACGGCGGCCTGATGAACGCCTGGTACGTGAGCAAGGGCGGCCCGACCACCCTCGGCTACCTGGACCGCAGGGACCTGCCGTTCCACTACGCCCTGGCGGACGAGTACACGGTCGGCGACGCCTACCACTGCTCGGTGCTCAGCGCGACGGGCCCGAACCGCACCTACCACTGGGGCGGCACCATCGACGCCGCCAACAAGTACAGCAGCTACACCGCCTACAGCGGTGGCGACGAGCTCGGCCGCAACCTCCTCTGGGAGTCGTACGCCGAGACCCTGCAGAAGGCCGGGATGACCTGGAAGGTCTACCAGGGCAGCGACAACTACGGCGACAACGGCCTGGAGTACTTCAAGACGTTCGCCCAGCACGACCCGGGGCAGGGCGGCACCGCGGCGCCCGGCAACGTCTACTACGACAACGGTGTCGCGATCGTCCCGGAGCCGCACGACCCGGAGACCGGCAACGCGGACAACCTGGCCCTCGCGATCAAGAAGGACGTGCTGGCCGGCACGCTGCCGCAGGTGTCGTGGGTGGTGACGAACCAGCGCTACTCGGAGCACCCCGACGGCGCGCCCACCGACGGCGCGTACTACGTGCACGAGGTGCTCAAGGCACTCAACGCCGACCCCGACGTCTTCAACTCGACGCTGGTCATCATCAACTTCGACGAGAACGACGGCCAGTTCGACCACGTACCGCCGCCGGTCCCCGCCCCCGGGGAGGCCGACGAGTTCGTCGCGGGCACCGACCTGTCCCAGTATGGCCTCTCGGCGCCCGCTCCGGTGGGCCTCGGCTTCCGGGTGCCGTTGCTGCTGGTCTCGCCCTGGACGCGCGGTGGCTGGGTGACCTCGGAGGTCTCCGACCACACCTCGGTGATCCAGTTCATGGAGAAGTGGTCCGGCGCGCTCGGCAAGCCGGCCATCAGCCCGAACATCAGCGCCTGGCGCCGCAAGGTCTGTGGTGACCTGACCGGGGCCTTCGACTTCACGTCTCCGGTGTACGGGCTGCCGCGGCTGCCCAGTCTCGAACCCATCGGTGAGCCGGTCGGCTACGCCCCGCCCGTGACCACGAACAAGATGCCGAAGCAGGAGTCCGGTACGAAGAAGGCCCGGCCGCTGCCGTACCAGCCCAACGCGAACCTCGTCGGGTTCACGCGGCACGCCGGCGGACCCGCGACAGCGAAGCTTGAGTTCAGCAACAACGGCTCGCACGTGACCAAGGCCAGCCACTTCTCCGTCTACAACAACCGCGCGGACTCCCCGTCGCTGGCGGACTACCCGGCGAAGTTCCCGGGGCAGTACACGGTCGACGGCTCCAGGAGCGGTTCGCGGACCGTGGCCGGGACCGCGCCGGTGGGCAAGGACGCGAACGACTCCGCCTACGACATCACGGTCGTCGGACCGAACCGGTTCCTGCGCCGTTTCACGGGCGACGTCGACGCCGCGGGCAGCACCGCGCAGGTGGAGGCCGAGTACCAGCAGGAGGGTCACGGTTCGCGGCCCGGGCTCGCGCTGCGGCTGACCAACGACGGGCACAAGGCCGTGACGTTCACGGTCCGCTCGGACCACTACCTCAAGGACCGCACGGTGACCTACCACGTCCCCGCGCGCGGTCACGCGACCCACACGGTCGACCCGTTGAACAAGAGCGACGGCTGGTACGACCTGACGGTGAAGCTCAGTGGCGACTCGTCGTGGTCGCGCCAGTACATCGGCCACATGGAGGACGGCTCGCGCAGCGTCACCGGCTGA